GCCGCCATTTTTTGGAGATTTTCATGCGACCTTCCGGCCGTGCGCCAGACGAAATGCGCGCCATTACCATCGAAACCGGATATACCCGCCATGCCGAAGGCTCGTGCCTCATCGGCTTCGGCGATACCCGGGTCCTGTGCACCGCGAGCATCGAAGAGCGGATTCCGCCATGGCTTCGGGGCAAGGGCGAAGGCTGGGTGACCGGCGAATACGCGATGCTGCCGCGCGCGACGCACACCCGCGGACAGCGCGAGGCGGCACGGGGCAAGCAGAGCGGCAGAACGCAGGAAATCCAGCGCCTCATCGGTCGCAGCCTGCGGGCCGTGGTCGATCTGAAGAAGCTCGGCGAACGGCAGATCACCCTCGATTGCGACGTGATCCAGGCCGATGGCGGAACGCGCACGGCCGCGATTTCGGGCGCCTGGGTGGCATTGCGAATTGCGATAGACGGCTTGATAGAAGGCGGAGAGCTCGCCGAAGATCCGATTGCGGCGCAAGTTGCCGCGGTCAGCTGCGGAATCCATCAGGGCACGCCGGTGCTCGACCTGGATTATGACGAAGACAGCACGGCCGACGCCGACGCGAACTTCGTGCTCATTTCGGGCGGAAAGATCGCGGAAGTCCAGGCAACCGCCGAAGGCGCGACTTACGACGAGGAAGGCCTGCTGCGCCTGCTGCGCCTCGCCCGGATGGGCTGCGACCGCATTTTTGCCGCACAGCTGGACGCGGTGAAAAAATGACCCGCCGCCTCGGTTCCGGCTCGCTCGTGATCGCGACCCACAATCCGGGCAAGTTGAAGGAGATCGGCGCCCTGCTGGAGCCTTACGGCCTGAAGTGCATCAGCGCCGGCTCGCTGGGGTTGCCGGAGCCCGCCGAAACCGGGTACTCGTTCGTCGAAAACGCGCTTATCAAGGCGCGCGCCGCGGCGGAAGCCTCGGGCATCGTCGCTCTCGCCGACGACAGCGGCCTTGCGGTCGACGCACTCGGCGGCAGGCCGGGCGTCTATACCGCCGATTGGGCCGAACGGCAGTGGTTCGAAGGCGATCCCGGGCGCGACTGGTACATGGCAATGGGCAAAGTCGAAGGCATGCTCGCCGCGCAAGGGCCGGAAACTTCGCGCGATGCCGCCTTTCATTGCGTGCTGGCGATCGCCTGGCCCGATGGCGAGCACGCGGTCTACGAAGGCAGCATCGCCGGCAGCCTGACCTGGCCGCCGCGCGGAACGCTGGGTTTCGGATACGACCCCGTTTTCATCCCCCAGGGACATCGGCAGACTTTCGCGGAGATCGACCCGGCCGTGAAATATCGGATCGGCCACCGGGCCGACGCCTTTGCCAAGCTGGTTGCCGATCAGTTCGGCTGATCCCGTCCCGCGCCTTCGCAGGCGAGCGGCGGCATGCTAGAGGAAAGACGTGGCACGCGCGCTCTACATCCACTGGCCATTCTGCCTGAAGAAGTGCCCCTATTGCGACTTCAACAGCCATGTGCGCGACGAAGTCGATCATGCCGCATGGCAGCGCGCGCTGATCGCCGACATGCGGCACGAAGCCGCGCTGGCGGGTGGGGAGCGGCTCGAATCGATTTTCTTCGGCGGCGGGACCCCGTCGCTGATGCCTCCCGCGCTGGTCGGCGACCTCCTGGCGGAAGCGGAGCGGCTGTGGGGTTTTTCCGGGACCGTGGAGATCACGCTGGAAGCCAACCCCTCCTCGGTCGAGGCAGCGGCGTTCGGCGATCTGGCAAGCGCAGGCGTCAATCGCGTTTCGCTCGGCCTGCAGGCGCTCGACGATTCCGCATTGCGGTTTCTCGGCCGGCTGCACGATGTTGCCGAAGGGCTCGATGCGCTCGCCATCGCGCAGCGACACTTCGCGCGCGTCAGCTTCGATCTGATCTATGCCCGCCCCGGCCAGGGGGCTGCCGAGTGGGAGTGCGAGCTGAGCCGCGCGCTGGGCTTCGGCACCGGGCATCTTTCGCTCTACCAGCTGACGATCGAACCCAACACCCGCTTCGCAACCGATGTCAGGCTGGGCCGTTTCGATCCGCTCGACGACGACCCGGCGGCGGAACTGTTCGAAACGACCCGCGCCCTTACCGCCGGAGCCGGCTTGCCGGCTTACGAGATCAGCAACCATGCGCGACCGGGCGAGCAGAGCCGGCACAATCTCGCTTACTGGCGTTATCGGGACTATTGCGGGATCGGGCCGGGCGCACATGGCCGGCGCGGCGGCCTGGCCACGATGCGGCACCGGAAGCCCGAAAACTGGCTCGCCGCCGTCGGTGAGCAGGGCCATGGATTGCGCGAGGAAACGCCGCTGTCCCCCGCCACCGCCGCTTCGGAAGCCCTGCTGATGGGGCTACGGCTGGCGGAAGGCGTATCGCTGCCGGAGATAGCCCGGCGTTTCGGGATCGAGCCCGCGCGTCTGATCGATCCTGACCGCCGCGAGATGCTCGCAAGGCTCGGTTTCGTGCACGAGGATGGCGGGCGGCTCGCAGTCACGCCGCGCGGAATGCCGGTGCTCGACGCGATACTGGGCGAACTGGTCCACCCGGAACTGGTGACCGCATGAGCGGCGCGGATCTGCTTGCCGAATGGCGCGATCATCTGGCGCGCGACCGCCGCCGATCGCCGCATACGGTGCGGGCCTATCTGGCCGCAGCGCAGCGGTTGATCGCCGCGACCGGCTGTAGCGACTGGCAGTCGGCCGCCGCGATCGACGCGCAGGGCCTGCGTGCCCAGCTCGCCGGCCGTCGTGCGGAGGGGATCGGAAACGCCTCTGCTGCGCGCGAGCTTTCCGCGCTGAAAGCGTTCGTCGCCTATGCGCGCGCGCGCGCCGGGCATGTGGATGCCGCGCCCCCTCGCGTGCGGGGGCCGCGGATTCGCAAGGGACTGCCCCGCCCGATCACGCCCGACGAAGTGGCCAATCTCGCCGATCTCGTCGCCGCCGACGCCGCGGAGCCGTGGATCGGCGCGCGCGACCGTGCGGTGCTGCTGCTGCTCTATGGTGCCGGGCTGCGCATTGCGGAGGCACTCTCGCTCACCGGCGGCGATGTCCCCCTGGGCGAGACGCTTGCGGTTACCGGCAAAGGCGGCAAGCAGCGAGTCGTGCCGATCCTGCCGGTCGTCGCTGCGGCGGTTGCCGACTATGTGCGGCAATGCCCCTGGCCCGTGGGCAAGAGAGATCCGATCTTCCGCGGTGCCAAGGGCGGCGTGCTGAACCAGGGCATGGTGCAAAAGGCGGTCGCCCGCGCGCGCGTGGCGCTCGGGTTGCCGGCGACGGCCACGCCCCACGCCTTGCGCCACTCGTTCGCCACGCATTTGCTCGGCGCCGGTGCCGATCTGCGTTCGCTGCAGGAGCTTCTCGGCCACGTCAGCCTGGGTTCGACGCAAATCTACACGAAAGTCGACGCGGTCACGCTGCTCGACACGTATCGCGCCGCCCATCCGCGCGAGCGGGTCGGGCCCGAGGCGGACTGAGCGCCCCCGATCAGTCCCCCTCACGCTCCGATCGCGGCGTCCAGGTCGACACTCGCCAGAGGTAGCCCGCCACGGTCAGGGCAACGATCCCGATCACGATCCAGCCGAAGGCGTGTTCGTATTCTTCGAGGTAGCGCGCCAGCGCCGCGCCCCCGAGCACGAGCAGCGCGTTCCAGAGGCCGGCACCGACGAACGTGAAGGCGAGGAAACGCCAGACGCTCATATGCGCGAGCCCGGCGGGGAGCGAGATCATCGTGCGGAAGACCGGGGTGCAGCGCAAAGCCAGGACCACCCATTGGCCGTGCCGGCGAAAGAACCGCGAAGCGCCTTCGATATGTTCCCAGTCCAGCGTCAGCCAGCGTCCCCAGCGGTCGATGAACGGACGCATGCGGCGATAGCCCCATCTGTTGCCGAGCCAGAACCAGGCATAGTTGCCCGCGGTCGAGCCGACCGTGCCGGCCAGCATAAGCGGCCAGAATGCCATGTCTCCGCGCGCGACCAGCACGCCGCCGACGCCCATGATCACTTCCGAGGGGATGGGCGGAAATACGTTCTCGATCGCCATCAGCACGGCAATGCCGAGATAGCCGCCCCGCGCGATCGCCTCGATGATGAAATCCTGCACGGTTTTGTCGGCCGGCGGCTTAGAGCGCGGCGTGGCGCGCTTCGATCGCGTCCCAGATGCGGGCGCCGCTGTCGCTGCCGTTGAACGCATCGATGGCGACGATCCCTGTGGGACTGGTCACGTTGATCTCGGTCAGCCACTTGCCCCCGATCACGTCGATCCCCACGAAAACGAAACCCCTGCGCTTAAGCTCCGGCCCCATGGCCGCGCAGATCTCCTCTTCGCGCGCGGTAAGGTCGGCCGCCTCGGCCCGGCCGCCTTGCGCGAGGTTGGAGCGGAATTCGCCTTCGCCGGGGAAGCGGTTGATGGCCCCGGCGAATTCGCCGTCGATCAGGACGATCCGCTTGTCGCCTTCGGCGACTTCGGGCAGAAACGGCTGAACCATGTGCGGCTCGGGCCAGGTCTGGTTGAACACTTCCGACAGGGCGGAAAGGTTCGTGCCATCCGCGTCGATCCGAAAGATCGCTTTGCCGCCGTTGCCATGCAGCGGCTTGACGACGACTGCCCCGTGCTTGCGGTGAAACGCGCGAATGTCCGCCAGTTGCCGGGCGATCAGAGTCGGCGGCATGAAGCGCGCATAATCGAGCACGAACATCTTTTCCGGCGCGTTCACGACCTCGCGCGGATCGTTGACGACCAGCGTCTCGCCCTTCAGCCGGTCGAGCAGCAGGGCGGCGCTGATATAGCCGAGGTGGAACGGTGGGTCCTGACGCATCAGCACAACGTCGATCTCGCTGCCGAGGTCGATCTTGCGCAAGTCGCCTTCCCAGCGGAAATGGTCGCCTTCGACACGCCGGACCGAAACCTCGCGCGCCCAGGCGGTGACCCGGTTTTCCTCCCACGCCAGGGTCGACACGTCGTAGTGCCACAGGCGGTGCCCGCGGGCCTGGGCCGAGAGCATCAGCGCGAACGAGGAATCGCCCGCGATCCTGACGGTTTCGATCGGGTCCATCTGAACGGCGACGCGTAGGGTCATGTCTTTCCTTCCGTTCGCCCCCGCGATGCCGAGGGACGGATTCTCGGGTGCCCGGGCGATGCCATCAGGGCTGCCAGGCGTTGACGATGTGGCGAGGGAAACTGCCCGGCGCAAGCAGGATCACATCGATGCGGATGTCTTCGCCATCGTTCGCATATTCGTGCGCCACCGCTTCTGCCGCCGCGGCGACCCGGCCCAGTCGATATTCGTCGATCGCATGGTCCAGCTCCGCCGAGGACTTGCGCCACTTCACCTCGACGAAAGCGATCACGTTCCCTCGCCGGCAGATCAGATCGATTTCTCCCAGAGATGTCCTGCGCCGGCGATCGAGAACGCGCCAACCCTGCATCTGCAGCCATAGTGCAGCGCGCCCTTCCCCCGCCCGGCCCTGCCGTTCGGCGCGTTGCCGCTTCATACCCCGCGAAGTTCCAGTGCGCGGGCATAGAGCGCCCTGCGATCGCGCCCCGTGGCCTTCGCGACTTGTGCCGCGGCCTGCGAAGGCTTGGCCGATCGGAGGGCGTCCGCCAGGAGCGCGTCGATGTCTTGATCCCCCACCGGGGCGGCCGCCCCCGGGCCGATCATCAGCACGATTTCCCCCTTCGCCGGACAGGCCGAATAATGCGCGGCAAGATCTTCGGCACGGCCGGTGCGGCACTCTTCGTGCAGCTTGGTCAGCTCGCGGGCGACCGAGACCTCGCGGTCGGGCAGCATCTCGGCTATCGTTTCGAGCGACTTCACCAGACGCGGCGCGGTCTCGTAGAATATCGCGGTCGCGCTCATCTGGGCAGCGTCGTTCAGCGCTTCCCGGCGGGCCTTGTCCTTGTTCGGCAGGAATCCGGCAAAAAGGAACCGGTCGTTCGGCAGGCCCGAAAGGGTCAGGCCCGCGATCGCCGCGCAAGCGCCGGGCAGCGCGGTGATCGCAAGGCCCGCGGTCCGCGCATCCCGCACGAGGCGGTATCCCGGGTCGGACACGAGCGGCGTGCCCGCATCGCTGGCGAGCGCAACGGCCTTTTCCTGCATCGCGGCGAGAATGCGGGCGCGGTCGGCCTCGCTCGCATGATCGTCATAGCGCCACAGCGGCTTCGACAGGCCCAGGTGCTTCATCAGCTTGCCGGTAACCCGCGTATCCTCGCACGCCACCGCATCGCAACGTGCCAGCGTCTCGGCTGCCCGCAAGGTTATGTCGCCGAGATTGCCAATCGGAGTTGCGACTATATAGAGACCGGGTCGGAGGGGTTCGTGGGCCACTTCCGCACCATTGAACACGACGACGGGGAGCCGCAAGCATGAAGCGTTGGAAACTGGATCGGCGGATGCTGGTTGTCGCGGGGGCGAGCGCCTTCCTGGCGGGATGTCAGATCATCCCCAAGGGCCCGACCACGGCCCCGCCGCCCGAACCGGTGCCGACCCCCGATCCCGGGCCGTCCGGCCTTCCCACCGACGATACGCGCCATCGCGTGGCTCTGCTCGTTCCCATGTCGGGCGACAACGGCGCGGTCGGGCAATCGATCGCCAATGCCACCACAATGGCTCTGCTCGACACGAATGCCGACAACCTGCGGATCACGACCTACGACACTTCGTCGGGCGCGCGCAACGCGGCGCGGCGGGCCATCGCCGATGGCAACCGCCTGATCCTCGGCCCGCTGCTGGGCGACAACGTCCCGCAGGTCCTGGCCGAGGCGCGGCCTGCCGACGTGCCCCTGATTTCCTTCTCCAACGACATATCCGTCGCCGGGCCGGACGCGTTCATCATGGGACATATCCCGGACCAGTCGATCGCGCGCAGCGTCGGCTTTGCGCGCGAGCGGGGCTCTTCCCGGTTTGCAGCGATCGTGCCCGACGGCGAATATGGCCGGCGCGCCGAACTCGCGTTTTCCAATGCCGTGCGCGGCGCGGGCGGCCAACTCGTCGCGACGGAGCGCTATACCCGCGGCAACACCTCGATCGTCAGCGCGGCCCAGCGGCTGAAGCAGGCGGGCGGATACGATACCGTGCTGATCGCCGACGGCGCACGTCTCGCCACCCAAGCCGCCGGCGAACTGCGCCCGCGCGGCGCCGGCGACACGCAGATTATCGGCACCGAACTCTGGAGCGGCGAAAGCGCGGTCACCCGCGCCTCGGCATTGCGCGGCGCGCTGTTCTCCGCCGTTTCGGACGCCCGATTCAAGCGATTTTCCGACAGCTACCGCAACCGTTTCGGATCGCAGCCCTATCGCATTTCCACGCTGGGTTACGACGGCGTCCTGCTCGCGCTTCGGGTGGCGCAGGACTGGCGGGTCGGCCGCCCGTTCCCGGTCTCGCAGCTGCGCGACGATAGCGGCTTTCTCGGCCTCGACGGGCCGTTCCGGTTTCGGCGCAACGGCGTGATCGAACGGGCGATGGAAGTG
The sequence above is a segment of the Pelagerythrobacter marensis genome. Coding sequences within it:
- a CDS encoding penicillin-binding protein activator yields the protein MKRWKLDRRMLVVAGASAFLAGCQIIPKGPTTAPPPEPVPTPDPGPSGLPTDDTRHRVALLVPMSGDNGAVGQSIANATTMALLDTNADNLRITTYDTSSGARNAARRAIADGNRLILGPLLGDNVPQVLAEARPADVPLISFSNDISVAGPDAFIMGHIPDQSIARSVGFARERGSSRFAAIVPDGEYGRRAELAFSNAVRGAGGQLVATERYTRGNTSIVSAAQRLKQAGGYDTVLIADGARLATQAAGELRPRGAGDTQIIGTELWSGESAVTRASALRGALFSAVSDARFKRFSDSYRNRFGSQPYRISTLGYDGVLLALRVAQDWRVGRPFPVSQLRDDSGFLGLDGPFRFRRNGVIERAMEVREVRDGQVVIVSPAPRGF
- the hemW gene encoding radical SAM family heme chaperone HemW; protein product: MARALYIHWPFCLKKCPYCDFNSHVRDEVDHAAWQRALIADMRHEAALAGGERLESIFFGGGTPSLMPPALVGDLLAEAERLWGFSGTVEITLEANPSSVEAAAFGDLASAGVNRVSLGLQALDDSALRFLGRLHDVAEGLDALAIAQRHFARVSFDLIYARPGQGAAEWECELSRALGFGTGHLSLYQLTIEPNTRFATDVRLGRFDPLDDDPAAELFETTRALTAGAGLPAYEISNHARPGEQSRHNLAYWRYRDYCGIGPGAHGRRGGLATMRHRKPENWLAAVGEQGHGLREETPLSPATAASEALLMGLRLAEGVSLPEIARRFGIEPARLIDPDRREMLARLGFVHEDGGRLAVTPRGMPVLDAILGELVHPELVTA
- the rph gene encoding ribonuclease PH, whose amino-acid sequence is MRPSGRAPDEMRAITIETGYTRHAEGSCLIGFGDTRVLCTASIEERIPPWLRGKGEGWVTGEYAMLPRATHTRGQREAARGKQSGRTQEIQRLIGRSLRAVVDLKKLGERQITLDCDVIQADGGTRTAAISGAWVALRIAIDGLIEGGELAEDPIAAQVAAVSCGIHQGTPVLDLDYDEDSTADADANFVLISGGKIAEVQATAEGATYDEEGLLRLLRLARMGCDRIFAAQLDAVKK
- the gshB gene encoding glutathione synthase — translated: MTLRVAVQMDPIETVRIAGDSSFALMLSAQARGHRLWHYDVSTLAWEENRVTAWAREVSVRRVEGDHFRWEGDLRKIDLGSEIDVVLMRQDPPFHLGYISAALLLDRLKGETLVVNDPREVVNAPEKMFVLDYARFMPPTLIARQLADIRAFHRKHGAVVVKPLHGNGGKAIFRIDADGTNLSALSEVFNQTWPEPHMVQPFLPEVAEGDKRIVLIDGEFAGAINRFPGEGEFRSNLAQGGRAEAADLTAREEEICAAMGPELKRRGFVFVGIDVIGGKWLTEINVTSPTGIVAIDAFNGSDSGARIWDAIEARHAAL
- a CDS encoding YraN family protein yields the protein MKRQRAERQGRAGEGRAALWLQMQGWRVLDRRRRTSLGEIDLICRRGNVIAFVEVKWRKSSAELDHAIDEYRLGRVAAAAEAVAHEYANDGEDIRIDVILLAPGSFPRHIVNAWQP
- a CDS encoding tyrosine recombinase XerC, with the protein product MSGADLLAEWRDHLARDRRRSPHTVRAYLAAAQRLIAATGCSDWQSAAAIDAQGLRAQLAGRRAEGIGNASAARELSALKAFVAYARARAGHVDAAPPRVRGPRIRKGLPRPITPDEVANLADLVAADAAEPWIGARDRAVLLLLYGAGLRIAEALSLTGGDVPLGETLAVTGKGGKQRVVPILPVVAAAVADYVRQCPWPVGKRDPIFRGAKGGVLNQGMVQKAVARARVALGLPATATPHALRHSFATHLLGAGADLRSLQELLGHVSLGSTQIYTKVDAVTLLDTYRAAHPRERVGPEAD
- a CDS encoding DedA family protein yields the protein MQDFIIEAIARGGYLGIAVLMAIENVFPPIPSEVIMGVGGVLVARGDMAFWPLMLAGTVGSTAGNYAWFWLGNRWGYRRMRPFIDRWGRWLTLDWEHIEGASRFFRRHGQWVVLALRCTPVFRTMISLPAGLAHMSVWRFLAFTFVGAGLWNALLVLGGAALARYLEEYEHAFGWIVIGIVALTVAGYLWRVSTWTPRSEREGD
- the rsmI gene encoding 16S rRNA (cytidine(1402)-2'-O)-methyltransferase, giving the protein MAHEPLRPGLYIVATPIGNLGDITLRAAETLARCDAVACEDTRVTGKLMKHLGLSKPLWRYDDHASEADRARILAAMQEKAVALASDAGTPLVSDPGYRLVRDARTAGLAITALPGACAAIAGLTLSGLPNDRFLFAGFLPNKDKARREALNDAAQMSATAIFYETAPRLVKSLETIAEMLPDREVSVARELTKLHEECRTGRAEDLAAHYSACPAKGEIVLMIGPGAAAPVGDQDIDALLADALRSAKPSQAAAQVAKATGRDRRALYARALELRGV
- the rdgB gene encoding RdgB/HAM1 family non-canonical purine NTP pyrophosphatase, which produces MTRRLGSGSLVIATHNPGKLKEIGALLEPYGLKCISAGSLGLPEPAETGYSFVENALIKARAAAEASGIVALADDSGLAVDALGGRPGVYTADWAERQWFEGDPGRDWYMAMGKVEGMLAAQGPETSRDAAFHCVLAIAWPDGEHAVYEGSIAGSLTWPPRGTLGFGYDPVFIPQGHRQTFAEIDPAVKYRIGHRADAFAKLVADQFG